In one window of Zhihengliuella sp. ISTPL4 DNA:
- a CDS encoding phosphocholine cytidylyltransferase family protein — translation MTLQTVILAAGMGSRLGRALPKPLTELSDGRTIMGQQHDNIRAAFGSDARITTVVGYRAETIIEAFPSVNYVHNDRYDETNTSKSLLRALSATGKSGVLWMNGDVVFDPMILGRAAAYIERDQSFVTVNTAKVSDEEVKYTVTAEGFIKELSKSVKGGLGEAVGINYISSGFKKAFMRQLQRVEDQDYFERGLELAIAEDGLLLEPMDVSDLYAVEVDFAEDLERANLFV, via the coding sequence GTGACTCTTCAGACCGTCATCCTCGCAGCGGGCATGGGCTCCCGCCTCGGCCGCGCGCTGCCCAAGCCGCTCACCGAGCTCAGCGACGGCCGCACGATCATGGGCCAGCAGCACGACAACATCCGCGCCGCTTTCGGATCCGACGCCCGCATCACCACCGTGGTGGGCTACCGCGCGGAGACCATCATCGAGGCCTTCCCCTCCGTGAACTACGTCCACAACGACCGCTACGACGAGACGAACACCTCGAAGAGCCTCCTCCGCGCCCTCAGCGCGACCGGCAAGAGCGGCGTGCTGTGGATGAACGGCGACGTCGTCTTCGACCCGATGATCCTCGGCCGCGCGGCCGCGTACATCGAGCGCGACCAGTCGTTCGTCACGGTCAACACCGCTAAGGTCAGCGACGAAGAGGTGAAGTACACCGTCACCGCAGAGGGCTTCATCAAGGAGCTGTCCAAGTCCGTCAAGGGCGGCCTCGGCGAGGCGGTCGGCATCAACTACATCTCCTCCGGTTTCAAGAAGGCGTTCATGCGTCAGTTGCAGCGCGTCGAGGACCAGGACTACTTCGAGCGCGGACTCGAGCTGGCGATCGCCGAAGACGGCCTGCTGCTCGAGCCGATGGACGTCTCCGACCTGTACGCGGTCGAGGTCGACTTCGCCGAGGACCTGGAGCGCGCGAACCTCTTCGTGTGA
- a CDS encoding DUF3039 domain-containing protein has product MSTPLDSPDQGGVATLDRELEELLREENIEPGDHERFSHYVKKDKILESAITGKPVRALCGKKWTPGRDPEKFPICPTCKEIYESMVG; this is encoded by the coding sequence ATGAGTACTCCGCTGGACAGCCCCGATCAGGGCGGCGTGGCAACGCTTGATCGCGAACTGGAAGAGCTCCTCCGTGAGGAGAACATCGAACCGGGCGACCACGAGCGCTTCTCGCACTACGTCAAGAAGGACAAGATCCTCGAGTCGGCGATCACGGGCAAGCCCGTCCGCGCCCTCTGCGGCAAGAAGTGGACGCCGGGCCGCGATCCGGAGAAGTTCCCGATCTGCCCGACGTGCAAGGAGATCTACGAGTCGATGGTCGGCTGA
- a CDS encoding ABC transporter ATP-binding protein: MTTAKTSGTSAAKTAAARTAAAKTAAAKASAAKTAAAKATAAKTTAKTTAAKTAAAKAAAAKAAAAKAAEAEAAAAKAAEADEAEATVATEAPASETPVAETPSDESPAAQRPAVAAETVEAEVPSTATDASAGSAPSEAEALTEEPVAADPAVEVSDTAPAVTKEPAPEETRVADVEVVEVVEAVIAEEPPGSVDEEVAEEPATEAIRIRGLVKQFGDNRAVDGIDLTVPAASFYGIVGPNGAGKTTTLSIVAGLLRADEGSVLICGIDQATEPLAAKRVMGVLPDRLRTFDRLTGRQLLYYYGLLRGLAADVIEKRTGDLARAFDLGDALNRVVSDYSAGMTKKIMLAGAMIHSPRVLVLDEPFESVDPVSSAVILDILRAYVAHGGTVILSSHGMDLVERVCSRVAIIVNGEVLAEGTIDEVRAGQTLESRFVELAGSSGEVEGLEWLHTFSD; encoded by the coding sequence GTGACGACCGCGAAGACGTCCGGCACCTCGGCCGCCAAGACGGCGGCCGCGAGAACGGCTGCCGCCAAGACGGCGGCAGCGAAGGCCTCGGCGGCGAAGACGGCAGCGGCGAAGGCGACGGCCGCGAAGACCACAGCCAAGACCACCGCGGCGAAGACCGCCGCGGCGAAGGCGGCTGCCGCCAAGGCCGCGGCTGCCAAGGCGGCGGAAGCAGAAGCGGCGGCGGCGAAGGCCGCGGAGGCGGATGAGGCGGAGGCGACCGTCGCGACGGAGGCCCCTGCGTCCGAGACCCCCGTTGCGGAGACCCCGTCGGATGAGTCCCCTGCGGCGCAGAGACCGGCCGTGGCCGCAGAGACCGTCGAAGCCGAGGTTCCGTCCACCGCGACGGACGCGTCCGCCGGCAGTGCTCCCTCCGAGGCGGAGGCGCTGACGGAAGAACCGGTGGCTGCAGACCCGGCGGTCGAGGTGTCCGACACCGCCCCCGCGGTGACGAAGGAGCCTGCGCCCGAAGAAACCCGCGTCGCGGACGTCGAGGTCGTCGAGGTCGTCGAAGCGGTGATCGCGGAGGAACCCCCCGGCAGCGTCGACGAAGAGGTGGCGGAAGAGCCGGCCACCGAGGCGATCCGGATCCGCGGACTCGTGAAGCAGTTCGGGGACAACCGCGCCGTGGACGGCATCGACCTCACCGTGCCCGCGGCCTCCTTCTACGGCATCGTCGGCCCCAACGGAGCCGGCAAGACGACGACCTTGTCGATCGTCGCCGGCCTCCTGCGCGCCGACGAGGGCAGCGTCCTCATCTGCGGCATCGACCAGGCGACCGAACCACTCGCCGCGAAGCGCGTGATGGGGGTCCTGCCCGACCGGCTGCGCACCTTCGACCGCCTCACCGGTCGGCAGCTGCTCTACTACTACGGCCTGCTCCGCGGGCTCGCGGCCGACGTCATCGAGAAGCGCACCGGGGACCTCGCGCGGGCCTTCGACCTCGGGGACGCCCTGAACCGGGTCGTGTCCGACTATTCGGCCGGGATGACCAAGAAGATCATGCTCGCGGGCGCCATGATCCACTCGCCGCGCGTCCTGGTGCTCGACGAGCCGTTCGAGTCCGTGGATCCGGTGTCGTCCGCCGTCATCCTCGACATCCTCCGCGCCTATGTCGCGCACGGCGGCACGGTGATCCTGTCCAGCCACGGCATGGACCTCGTCGAGCGCGTGTGCTCCCGGGTGGCCATCATCGTGAACGGCGAAGTCCTGGCCGAGGGAACGATCGACGAGGTGCGCGCGGGACAGACGCTCGAATCGCGCTTCGTGGAACTCGCGGGCTCCAGCGGAGAGGTGGAGGGGCTCGAGTGGCTGCACACGTTCTCCGACTGA
- a CDS encoding acyl-CoA carboxylase subunit beta, giving the protein MESVTDKPDPFTTAGKIADLRARYTEAVVDAEAKAKEKQHAKGKMTARERIELLVDPGSFVEFDEYVRHRTTAFGMDRSRPYGDSVVTGVGTVHGRTVAVYSQDFSTFGGSLGEVAGEKIVKIMEFALAGGMPCIGILDSGGARIQEGVVALGKYGEIFRLNTRASGVIPQISIIMGPAAGGAVYSPALTDFVIMVDKTSQMFVTGPDVIKTVTGEDVGMEELGGAYTHNTRSGVAHYLAEDEDDAIDYARTLLGFLPDNNMAELPSYESAFEFETTDADRTLNTLIPDSPNQPYDIHTVIEHVVDDGDFLEVQPLFAPNIVIGFGRIEGRSVGIIANQPSQMAGTLNIEAGEKASRFVRFCDAFSLPIVTLVDVPGYLPGTDQEWTGVIRRGAKLLYAYAEATVPLVTVILRKAYGGAYIVMGSKQLGADVNLAWPTAEIAVMGGQGAVNILYRGEIRKAEEAGEDVAAVRTRLANEYTYNVASPFLAAERGELDGIIEPANTRVAIAKALRALRGKRAELPPKKHGNIPL; this is encoded by the coding sequence GTGGAATCCGTGACGGACAAGCCCGACCCCTTTACCACCGCCGGAAAGATCGCGGACCTGCGCGCTCGCTACACCGAGGCCGTCGTCGACGCCGAGGCGAAGGCGAAGGAGAAGCAGCACGCGAAGGGCAAGATGACCGCCCGCGAGCGCATCGAACTCCTCGTCGATCCCGGCAGCTTCGTCGAGTTCGACGAGTACGTGCGGCACCGCACCACCGCGTTCGGGATGGATCGCTCGCGCCCGTACGGCGACTCCGTCGTCACCGGCGTCGGCACCGTCCACGGCCGCACGGTGGCGGTGTACTCGCAGGACTTCTCCACCTTCGGCGGCTCACTCGGCGAGGTCGCCGGCGAGAAGATCGTCAAGATCATGGAATTCGCGCTGGCCGGCGGGATGCCCTGCATCGGCATCCTCGACTCCGGTGGCGCGCGCATCCAGGAGGGCGTCGTCGCGCTCGGCAAGTACGGCGAGATCTTCCGTCTCAACACCCGGGCCTCGGGCGTGATCCCGCAGATCTCGATCATCATGGGCCCGGCGGCCGGCGGCGCCGTCTACTCCCCCGCCCTCACCGACTTCGTCATCATGGTCGACAAGACCAGCCAGATGTTCGTCACCGGCCCCGACGTGATCAAGACCGTCACCGGCGAGGACGTCGGCATGGAGGAGCTCGGCGGCGCCTACACGCACAACACGCGCTCGGGTGTCGCGCACTACCTCGCCGAGGACGAGGACGACGCGATCGACTACGCCCGCACCCTGCTCGGCTTCCTGCCGGACAACAACATGGCGGAGCTGCCCTCCTACGAGAGCGCGTTCGAGTTCGAGACCACCGACGCCGACCGCACGCTCAACACGCTCATCCCGGATTCCCCGAACCAGCCGTACGACATCCACACGGTGATCGAGCACGTCGTCGACGACGGCGACTTCCTCGAGGTGCAGCCGCTGTTCGCCCCGAACATCGTCATCGGCTTCGGGCGCATCGAAGGTCGCTCCGTCGGCATCATCGCCAACCAGCCGTCCCAGATGGCGGGCACGCTCAACATCGAGGCCGGCGAGAAGGCGAGCCGGTTCGTGCGGTTCTGCGACGCGTTCTCGCTGCCGATCGTGACCCTCGTCGACGTGCCGGGGTACCTGCCAGGCACCGACCAGGAGTGGACCGGCGTCATCCGCCGCGGTGCCAAGCTCCTCTACGCCTACGCGGAGGCCACCGTGCCGCTCGTGACGGTCATCCTGCGCAAGGCGTACGGCGGTGCGTACATCGTCATGGGCTCGAAGCAGCTCGGCGCCGACGTGAACCTCGCGTGGCCCACGGCTGAGATCGCCGTCATGGGCGGCCAGGGCGCCGTCAACATCCTCTACCGCGGCGAGATCCGCAAGGCGGAGGAGGCCGGCGAGGACGTCGCGGCGGTGCGCACGCGTCTGGCGAACGAGTACACGTACAACGTGGCCTCGCCGTTCCTGGCGGCCGAGCGCGGAGAGCTCGACGGCATCATCGAGCCGGCGAACACGCGCGTCGCGATCGCGAAGGCCCTGCGGGCGCTGCGCGGCAAGCGGGCCGAGCTGCCGCCGAAGAAGCACGGGAACATCCCGCTGTGA
- a CDS encoding class I SAM-dependent RNA methyltransferase, which translates to MTSSAADVLELDITGIAHGGTFVARHEGRVVFVSDAIPGERVRARLLDPSAGAGEADTRSFWRAETIEVLDASPHRRPHIWPEADVAHDPAQRPGGADLGHIALDQQRVLKRQVLTEAFDRFAGPGLEAPEIEAVESGDGTGWRTRVTLHVDDAGRVGPFAARSHRVVPVSSYPLARPAIAEAALALHGEQPGRIELVEPADGRVRMLRHPETERRAPKGRRPRPKPEVVQERVGDRAFDVDAGGFWQVHPRAASVLDGAVYGLLDGHVEPEATHYDLYGGVGLFSRTLADLGGTDIVTVESSRRATQHAAANLAPLEVTAVTARVDRYLQQPRRGGAAGAVVLDPPRSGAGRAVVEGVHALAPSAIAYVACDPVALARDLGTFRGLGWRVDALRGFDLFPHSHHFEVVALLTR; encoded by the coding sequence ATGACTTCCTCCGCAGCCGACGTGCTCGAACTCGACATCACCGGCATCGCCCACGGAGGCACCTTCGTCGCTCGGCACGAGGGACGCGTCGTCTTCGTCTCGGACGCGATCCCGGGCGAGCGGGTCCGCGCCCGCCTCCTGGACCCCTCCGCGGGGGCCGGGGAGGCGGACACCCGGAGCTTCTGGCGCGCCGAGACGATCGAGGTCCTGGACGCCTCCCCGCATCGCCGGCCGCACATCTGGCCCGAGGCGGACGTCGCGCACGACCCCGCCCAGCGGCCAGGCGGCGCCGACCTCGGCCACATCGCGCTCGACCAGCAGCGCGTGCTCAAGCGACAGGTGCTGACGGAGGCGTTCGACCGCTTCGCCGGCCCGGGGCTCGAGGCGCCGGAGATCGAGGCCGTCGAGTCCGGAGACGGAACCGGCTGGCGCACGCGGGTGACCCTGCACGTCGACGACGCGGGGCGGGTCGGACCGTTCGCGGCCCGCAGCCACCGCGTCGTGCCCGTGTCGTCGTACCCGCTCGCCCGCCCCGCGATCGCCGAGGCGGCCCTCGCCCTGCACGGAGAGCAGCCAGGACGCATCGAGCTCGTCGAGCCGGCGGACGGCCGCGTGCGCATGCTCCGCCACCCCGAGACCGAGCGCCGGGCGCCCAAGGGCCGGCGCCCGCGGCCGAAGCCCGAGGTGGTGCAGGAGCGCGTCGGAGACCGCGCGTTCGACGTCGACGCCGGTGGGTTCTGGCAGGTGCACCCTCGCGCCGCCTCGGTGCTCGACGGTGCCGTGTACGGGCTGCTCGACGGGCACGTGGAACCCGAAGCGACGCATTACGACCTGTACGGCGGCGTCGGGCTGTTCTCCCGGACGCTCGCGGATCTCGGCGGTACCGACATCGTCACCGTCGAGTCCAGCCGCCGCGCGACGCAGCACGCCGCCGCGAACCTCGCGCCGCTCGAGGTGACCGCCGTGACCGCCCGCGTCGACCGCTACCTGCAGCAGCCGCGACGCGGGGGCGCGGCAGGGGCCGTCGTGCTCGACCCGCCCCGCTCCGGTGCCGGACGCGCGGTCGTGGAGGGTGTGCATGCGCTCGCTCCGTCCGCGATCGCCTACGTCGCCTGTGACCCCGTCGCCCTCGCTCGGGACCTCGGTACCTTCCGCGGCCTGGGCTGGCGGGTCGACGCCCTCCGGGGCTTCGATCTGTTCCCGCACTCCCACCACTTCGAGGTGGTCGCCCTCCTCACCCGGTGA
- a CDS encoding sensor histidine kinase — MPAEPLSVRDAWSKIPSPGSAENGFERFTGKRMERILAIVVALGSAVLGAQALIAAVHTLSRADVPHIAMLVAVFVPLTAMLVACLIGRGVRLTAGVFAVVYVLALAAWPVVVDPTDKVAGDQPWIFFLVNVGVVAAMLAFPVRLQFAWAVGVPFVYGYVRLVQGEFSREFWVTTAFDVSFTLILGVVIVSLGWMFRSVAAGVDEARGTAVASYATAAAAAAAEEERVAMSALMHDSVLAALIAAERAEGERARELAVAMAREALTRLANTEAAVAEEGSDEPVGAAQIVVELRRALSELGADAIVEERGGNGLIPGRAARAIVLAARQAIGNAATHAHGRGLHILVVGHGDEGIAVVVSDTGPGFDMEAIGPDRLGIRASILARMAGVAGTAQISSDAGGTVVTLGWERS; from the coding sequence GTGCCCGCTGAGCCGCTGAGCGTCCGCGACGCCTGGAGCAAGATCCCGTCTCCCGGCAGCGCGGAGAACGGCTTCGAGCGGTTCACCGGCAAGCGGATGGAGCGCATCCTCGCGATCGTCGTCGCGCTGGGCTCCGCGGTGCTCGGGGCGCAGGCGCTGATCGCGGCCGTGCACACGCTGTCCCGCGCGGACGTGCCGCACATCGCGATGCTCGTCGCCGTCTTCGTCCCGCTGACCGCGATGCTCGTGGCGTGCCTGATCGGCCGCGGCGTGCGCCTGACCGCCGGGGTCTTCGCCGTCGTCTACGTCCTCGCGCTCGCCGCGTGGCCGGTCGTCGTCGACCCCACCGACAAGGTGGCGGGCGACCAGCCGTGGATCTTCTTCCTCGTGAACGTCGGCGTGGTGGCGGCGATGCTGGCCTTCCCCGTGCGGTTGCAGTTCGCGTGGGCCGTCGGAGTGCCCTTCGTCTACGGCTACGTGCGGCTGGTGCAGGGCGAGTTCTCCCGCGAATTCTGGGTCACGACCGCGTTCGATGTGTCCTTCACCCTCATTCTCGGGGTCGTGATCGTCTCGCTCGGGTGGATGTTCCGCTCCGTCGCCGCGGGCGTGGACGAGGCCCGAGGGACCGCGGTGGCGTCGTACGCCACGGCGGCCGCCGCTGCCGCCGCGGAGGAGGAACGGGTCGCGATGTCGGCGCTCATGCACGACAGCGTGCTGGCTGCGCTCATCGCCGCCGAACGCGCGGAGGGGGAGCGGGCCAGAGAACTCGCGGTGGCGATGGCCCGTGAGGCCCTCACCCGGCTCGCGAACACCGAGGCGGCGGTGGCCGAGGAGGGCAGCGACGAGCCGGTGGGCGCCGCCCAGATCGTCGTGGAGCTGCGCCGGGCGCTCTCCGAGCTCGGTGCGGACGCGATCGTGGAGGAACGGGGCGGTAACGGCCTCATCCCCGGGCGGGCCGCGAGGGCCATCGTCCTGGCCGCACGCCAGGCGATCGGCAACGCGGCGACGCACGCGCACGGTCGCGGGCTGCACATCCTCGTCGTCGGACACGGCGACGAGGGCATCGCCGTCGTGGTGTCCGACACGGGCCCCGGGTTCGACATGGAGGCGATCGGTCCGGATCGCCTCGGCATCCGCGCCTCGATCCTCGCGCGCATGGCCGGCGTGGCCGGGACGGCGCAGATCTCCTCCGACGCGGGAGGCACCGTCGTGACCCTCGGGTGGGAGCGCTCATGA
- a CDS encoding acetyl/propionyl/methylcrotonyl-CoA carboxylase subunit alpha — protein sequence MPAIAKVLVANRGEIAVRIVRAARDSGIASVAVYADQDRDALHVRLADEAYALGGATSAETYLQIEKILSVARRAGADAVHPGYGFLAENAEFARAVIDAGMIWIGPSPEAIEALGDKVTARHVAEKVGAPLAPGTPGPVSGADEVVAFAQEYGLPIAIKAAYGGGGRGLKVARELDEVEELFESATREAVAAFGRGECFVEKYLDKPRHVETQCLADAEGNVVIISTRDCSLQRRHQKLVEEAPAPFLTPEQNEKLYSASKAILKEVGYVGAGTCEFLIGADGTVSFLEVNTRLQVEHPVSEEVTGIDLVREQFRIAAGGTIDYDDPQPQGHSIEFRINGEDPGRGFLPQPGPIHVFKTFGGPGIRLDSGVTAGDAVSGAFDSLLAKIIVTGKDRAEALERSRRALDEFEVAGLPTVIPFHRKVVRDPAFTAEDGTFGVYTRWIETEFDNDIPAWDGELEAPAPTNARHTVVVEVGGKRLEVSLPDRVAVAPGTTGRPAVVPPSRRSHATVANTGASGDAVKSPMQATVVKVAVEEGQQVVKGDLVVVLEAMKMEQPLQAHKDGVVGNIDADAGTTVSAGHQLLTIS from the coding sequence ATGCCTGCAATCGCGAAGGTGCTCGTCGCCAACCGCGGCGAGATCGCCGTCCGCATCGTCCGTGCCGCTCGTGACTCCGGGATCGCCTCGGTCGCCGTCTACGCCGACCAGGATCGGGACGCGCTGCACGTGCGCCTCGCTGACGAGGCGTATGCGCTCGGTGGCGCGACCAGCGCCGAGACCTACCTCCAGATCGAGAAGATCCTCTCCGTCGCCCGCCGCGCCGGCGCCGACGCCGTGCACCCGGGATACGGGTTCCTCGCGGAGAACGCCGAGTTCGCGCGCGCCGTGATCGACGCCGGGATGATCTGGATCGGCCCCTCCCCGGAGGCCATCGAGGCGCTCGGCGACAAGGTCACCGCCCGCCACGTGGCCGAGAAGGTGGGCGCGCCCCTCGCGCCCGGCACCCCCGGCCCGGTCTCCGGTGCCGACGAGGTCGTCGCCTTCGCGCAGGAGTACGGTCTGCCGATCGCGATCAAGGCGGCCTACGGCGGCGGCGGTCGCGGCCTCAAGGTCGCCCGTGAGCTCGACGAGGTCGAGGAGCTGTTCGAGTCCGCCACGCGCGAGGCGGTCGCCGCGTTCGGCCGCGGCGAGTGCTTCGTGGAGAAGTACCTCGACAAGCCCCGCCACGTCGAGACCCAGTGCCTCGCCGATGCCGAGGGCAACGTCGTCATCATCTCGACCCGCGACTGCTCGCTGCAGCGTCGACACCAGAAGCTCGTCGAAGAGGCACCCGCCCCGTTCCTCACGCCCGAGCAGAACGAGAAGCTCTACTCGGCGTCCAAGGCCATCCTCAAGGAGGTCGGCTACGTCGGTGCGGGCACGTGCGAGTTCCTCATCGGCGCCGACGGCACGGTCTCCTTCCTCGAGGTGAACACCCGCCTCCAGGTCGAGCACCCCGTGTCCGAGGAGGTCACCGGCATCGACCTCGTCCGCGAGCAGTTCCGCATCGCCGCCGGCGGCACGATCGACTACGACGACCCCCAGCCGCAGGGCCACTCCATCGAGTTCCGCATCAACGGCGAGGACCCTGGTCGTGGATTCCTCCCCCAGCCCGGCCCGATCCACGTCTTCAAGACCTTCGGCGGCCCCGGCATCCGCCTCGACTCCGGCGTCACCGCCGGGGACGCGGTCTCCGGCGCGTTCGACTCGCTGCTCGCGAAGATCATCGTGACCGGCAAGGACCGCGCCGAGGCCCTGGAACGGTCGCGTCGCGCCCTCGACGAGTTCGAGGTCGCCGGCCTGCCCACCGTCATCCCGTTCCACCGCAAGGTCGTCCGCGACCCCGCCTTCACGGCCGAGGACGGGACGTTCGGCGTGTACACGCGCTGGATCGAGACGGAGTTCGACAACGACATCCCCGCCTGGGACGGCGAGCTCGAAGCGCCGGCGCCGACGAACGCCCGCCACACCGTGGTCGTCGAGGTCGGCGGCAAGCGCCTGGAGGTCAGCCTGCCCGATCGCGTCGCGGTCGCTCCCGGCACCACCGGCCGCCCCGCGGTCGTCCCGCCGTCGCGCCGCAGCCACGCCACGGTCGCCAACACCGGGGCCTCCGGTGACGCGGTGAAGTCGCCGATGCAGGCCACGGTCGTCAAGGTCGCCGTCGAGGAGGGTCAACAGGTCGTCAAGGGCGACCTCGTCGTCGTCCTCGAGGCGATGAAGATGGAGCAGCCGCTGCAGGCCCACAAGGACGGCGTCGTCGGCAACATCGACGCCGACGCGGGCACCACGGTCTCCGCCGGCCACCAGCTCCTCACGATCTCCTGA
- a CDS encoding response regulator, translating into MSTVALIDDHESVRLGLEAACARDGQTVVFTGSTVGSYLVWRSSTGAPPADVVVLDLTLGDGTTVTENVVSLVADGASVVIHSVADRPAAVREALAAGAAGVVSKSSALDDVLDAIRTVAQGEALNNVEWASAVDGDRAFADAQLSMREREVLRLYATGLPLKAVAERLGVAYSTAKENITRIRVKYVEVGRPAPTKVDLLRRAMEDGIVTADGAPSAR; encoded by the coding sequence ATGAGCACCGTCGCCCTCATCGACGACCACGAGTCCGTCCGCCTCGGCCTCGAGGCTGCGTGCGCCAGGGACGGGCAGACGGTCGTGTTCACCGGGAGCACGGTCGGCTCCTATCTCGTGTGGCGGTCCTCGACGGGCGCCCCACCCGCCGACGTCGTGGTGCTCGATCTCACGCTCGGCGACGGGACGACCGTCACGGAGAACGTCGTGTCTCTGGTGGCCGACGGCGCCAGCGTCGTGATCCACAGCGTCGCCGACCGGCCGGCAGCGGTCCGTGAGGCGCTCGCGGCCGGTGCCGCGGGGGTGGTGAGCAAGTCGTCCGCGCTCGACGACGTGCTCGACGCCATCCGGACGGTCGCCCAGGGCGAGGCATTGAACAACGTCGAATGGGCGAGCGCGGTCGACGGCGATCGAGCCTTCGCCGATGCCCAGCTCTCGATGCGGGAGCGAGAGGTGCTGCGCCTGTACGCGACCGGCCTCCCGCTGAAGGCCGTGGCCGAACGTCTCGGTGTCGCATACTCCACGGCGAAGGAGAACATCACGCGGATCCGGGTGAAGTACGTCGAGGTCGGCCGACCGGCGCCCACCAAGGTCGACCTGCTGCGGCGTGCGATGGAGGACGGCATCGTGACGGCCGACGGGGCGCCGAGTGCCCGCTGA
- a CDS encoding acyl-CoA carboxylase subunit epsilon, with product MSAQETAGDETAPAPLLLEITRGSATEEELAALIAVLGDAYASEQAEATVEEPRVSAWTRTQRPLRRPLRRDIPWGRFSG from the coding sequence GTGAGCGCTCAGGAAACCGCCGGCGACGAGACGGCACCGGCACCGCTCCTGCTGGAGATCACCCGCGGCAGCGCCACGGAGGAGGAGCTCGCGGCCCTCATCGCCGTGCTCGGCGATGCCTACGCGAGCGAGCAGGCGGAGGCGACGGTCGAAGAGCCGCGGGTCTCGGCCTGGACCCGTACGCAGCGACCGTTGCGGCGACCGCTGCGCCGGGACATCCCCTGGGGACGTTTCTCCGGCTGA
- a CDS encoding Maf family protein: MRVCLASTSPARLMLLRQAGIEPLTLSPEVDEDALAAAAEERMGPLAPADLVLLLARAKAAAVAERLAAEGVFDGIVIGGDSMFALGERVYGKPYTPEEATRRWQEMRGATGVLHSGHSVFRVSPGAEPVEATAVAEAAVTFAEDISDEEIAAYVASGEPLHVAGAFTVDSLGGAFITRVEGDPSTVVGMSLSTVRRLAADLGVRWTDLWS; the protein is encoded by the coding sequence ATGCGCGTCTGCCTCGCCTCCACCTCCCCCGCCCGGCTCATGCTGCTGCGTCAGGCCGGCATCGAACCGCTCACGCTGTCGCCGGAGGTGGACGAGGATGCCCTCGCCGCGGCGGCCGAGGAGCGGATGGGCCCCCTCGCTCCCGCCGATCTCGTGCTCCTGCTCGCCCGCGCCAAGGCCGCCGCCGTCGCCGAGCGGCTGGCCGCCGAGGGCGTGTTCGACGGCATCGTGATCGGCGGTGACTCGATGTTCGCGCTCGGGGAGCGGGTGTACGGCAAGCCGTACACCCCGGAGGAGGCCACCCGGCGGTGGCAGGAGATGCGCGGCGCCACCGGCGTGCTGCACTCCGGGCACTCCGTGTTCCGCGTCTCCCCCGGCGCCGAGCCCGTCGAGGCGACAGCGGTCGCGGAGGCCGCCGTGACGTTCGCCGAGGACATCAGCGATGAGGAGATCGCCGCGTACGTGGCATCGGGGGAACCGCTGCATGTCGCCGGAGCCTTCACCGTGGACAGCCTCGGCGGCGCCTTCATCACCCGGGTCGAGGGCGATCCCTCCACCGTCGTGGGGATGTCACTCTCCACCGTGCGCCGTCTCGCTGCCGATCTCGGAGTGCGGTGGACGGATCTGTGGTCGTAG